Proteins co-encoded in one Candidatus Thiodictyon syntrophicum genomic window:
- a CDS encoding PspA/IM30 family protein produces MANLFKRLGDVIAANLNELVDRVEDPERMIKQIIREMEENIQNAREGVVDALASEKQLAKELEHQRRQSGEWQERARSALTAGNETLAREALLRKKEHDGIVASLETSWESARRTSERLKAQLRALEAKLEEARLKKGSLVARQRAAQAFEQMDQVRDRFKTGLDLDHSLGRMADRVGEMEARMEAREELAGEYSQLEREFLRLETNVEVEAELAALRKEITG; encoded by the coding sequence GTGGCCAATCTGTTCAAGCGTCTCGGCGATGTCATCGCCGCCAATCTCAATGAGCTGGTGGACCGGGTGGAAGACCCGGAGCGGATGATCAAGCAGATCATCCGGGAGATGGAGGAGAATATCCAGAACGCCCGGGAAGGGGTGGTCGACGCCCTGGCCAGCGAGAAGCAACTGGCGAAGGAGCTCGAGCACCAGCGCCGCCAGTCCGGGGAGTGGCAGGAGCGCGCCCGCTCGGCCCTGACCGCGGGCAATGAGACCCTGGCGCGGGAGGCCCTGCTGCGCAAGAAGGAACACGACGGCATCGTCGCGAGCCTGGAGACGTCCTGGGAGTCGGCCCGCCGTACCAGCGAACGGCTCAAGGCGCAACTGCGCGCTCTGGAGGCGAAGCTGGAGGAGGCGCGGCTCAAGAAGGGCAGTCTGGTCGCCCGGCAGCGGGCCGCGCAGGCGTTCGAGCAGATGGATCAGGTCCGCGACCGCTTCAAGACCGGACTGGATCTGGATCACTCCTTGGGCCGCATGGCGGACCGGGTGGGCGAGATGGAGGCGCGGATGGAGGCGCGCGAGGAACTCGCCGGCGAGTACAGCCAGCTCGAACGTGAATTTCTGCGGCTGGAGACAAACGTCGAGGTGGAGGCCGAACTGGCGGCCTTGCGCAAGGAAATCACGGGCTGA